The genome window AGATTCGTGGCCTTGTCGTAGAGCCTGGCATTCAGGTTGTCGAGCGCGTTGCGGAGGCTGTCGACGGCGTCGGAGTAGACCTCCAGGCAGGAGCTGAGCCTCTCCTTTACGGAGGGGGTCGGCTCCAGGTCGATCAGGTCGTCGATCTTCGACTCGGTGCTCGTCGCGTGGTCGATGGCGAGCTTGACCGCCACGGCCGCGAGGCCGTGGAGGTCGGCGGAGTGGCTGCGGGGGTCGGAGCCGAGCGCGGAGATGCAGTGCTGGAGGGAGACTGCCGAGTGCTTGTCTGCCGCCGACTTGCAGGCCTCCTCGACGCTGGCGGGGGTCGCGCAGGTCTGGCGGAACGTCGGAGTGGCGcgccggagagggagcgagacgaggaggatgaggatgagagagagagggacgtagagagagaagagattcttcatttttttttttttttgattgagtagagagatagagagagagagagagagagagagaaagtgtgtgtgtgtaggaGAGAAGTGTGAGCTCGTTGGTGTGTATTTATACATTGAGTAGGGCGGAGGAGATTTGTTCCTTTTGAATAGTTCCTGAACTCGGCGGGAGAGGCGCCGAGTTTAACAGCGAGAGGTGGCCTTGGCCACTCGTTAGCTACAAATCAGGGAGTGTAGGAGACGTTTTAGTACATGGGCCGAATTGGGCCCAATATCATATCTTGGCCCATGTTCCgcaattttttaattctaggCCTCGAAATTTTAATTTCGGCCCAACTAAGCCcattaaaaatttgatctttgtACTGTTTGTAGATACTGGATAGAGCCATCTTAAATACGAAAacttttatatttgatatcTTAAAAATAGTATATGTAAGCATGTAACcccgaaaaaaataaaaaataaaaaaattcaagagTTCATCATC of Ananas comosus cultivar F153 unplaced genomic scaffold, ASM154086v1, whole genome shotgun sequence contains these proteins:
- the LOC109705257 gene encoding putative invertase inhibitor, producing the protein MKNLFSLYVPLSLILILLVSLPLRRATPTFRQTCATPASVEEACKSAADKHSAVSLQHCISALGSDPRSHSADLHGLAAVAVKLAIDHATSTESKIDDLIDLEPTPSVKERLSSCLEVYSDAVDSLRNALDNLNARLYDKATNLLTSSLDAAESCEKVLQGAKGLSPAHVALQR